The Cyprinus carpio isolate SPL01 chromosome A5, ASM1834038v1, whole genome shotgun sequence genome has a segment encoding these proteins:
- the LOC109065441 gene encoding beta-hexosaminidase subunit beta-like isoform X5 — MQNELSIDEPSAVLKAANVWGALRGLETFSQLVYEDYYGVNNINKTDISDFPRFAHRGILLDSSRHFLPLKVILANLEAMAMNKFNVFHWHIVDDQSFPYMSRTFPELSQKRKGAYHPFTHVYTPSDVKMVIEFARMRGIRVIPEFDTPGHTESWGNGIKDLLTPCYSGSSPSGTFGPVNPILNSSYDFMTQFFKEISTVFPDAYIHLGGDEVDFRCWESNPDIEKFMAQQGFGTDYSKLESFYIQRLLDIVAATKKGYMVWQEVFDNGVKLKADTQIHVWKGRPQYQDEMGQVTAAGFRALLSTPWYLNRISYGQDWVNIYKADPQNFTGTDAQKKLVIGGEACLWGEYVDATNLTPRLWPRASAVAERLWSDKSVTDVGNAYNRLVQHRCRMVKRGIPAEPLFVGHCRQEYKGL, encoded by the exons ATGCAAA ATGAGCTGTCGATTGATGAACCCTCTGCTGTGCTGAAAGCTGCTAATGTCTGGGGAGCTTTGCGAG GACTGGAAACATTCAGCCAGCTGGTCTATGAGGATTACTATGGAGTC AACAACATCAATAAGACAGACATCTCAGATTTCCCACGGTTTGCCCATCGAGGGATCCTCCTGGATTCGTCTCGCCACTTCCTGCCACTCAAAGTCATTTTGGCCAATTTG GAAGCTATGGCGATGAACAAGTTTAATGTATTTCACTGGCACATTGTGGACGATCAGTCGTTTCCTTACATGAGCCGTACCTTCCCCGAGTTAAGTCAGAAG CGAAAG GGAGCCTATCACCCATTTACACATGTGTACACTCCATCTGACGTGAAGATGGTCATCGAGTTCGCCCGCATGAGGGGGATCCGCGTCATCCCTGAGTTTGACACCCCAGGACACACAGAGTCATGGGGCAATG GCATAAAGGATCTGCTGACACCTTGTTACAGTGGCTCTAGTCCTTCAGGAACATTTGGGCCGGTGAACCCCATCTTAAACTCCTCTTATGACTTCATGACACAGTTTTTTAAAGAGATCAGCACAGTCTTCCCTGATGCCTACATACACCTGGGGGGAGACGAGGTTGACTTCAGGTGCTG GGAGTCCAATCCTGATATTGAGAAGTTTATGGCACAGCAGGGCTTTGGCACAGACTACAGTAAACTGGAGTCTTTCTACATTCAAAG ATTACTTGATATTGTGGCTGCTACCAAGAAAGGCTACATGGTGTGGCAGGAAGTGTTTGATAATGGAGTGAAG CTGAAAGCCGACACACAGATCCATGTGTGGAAAGGCAGGCCGCAGTACCAGGATGAGATGGGGCAGGTAACGGCGGCTGGTTTCCGTGCTCTACTCTCCACACCCTGGTATCTCAACCGTATCAGCTATGGCCAAGACTGGGTGAACATTTACAAAGCCGACCCCCAAAATTTCACTG GCACAGATGCACAGAAGAAGCTGGTGATTGGTGGAGAGGCTTGTCTTTGGGGAGAGTATGTGGATGCTACCAACCTCACTCCTCGACTCTG GCCAAGAGCCAGTGCTGTCGCTGAGAGGTTATGGAGTGATAAAAGCGTGACAGATGTGGGTAATGCCTATAATCGTCTGGTCCAGCATCGCTGCCGCATGGTCAA
- the LOC109065441 gene encoding beta-hexosaminidase subunit beta-like isoform X3 — MYCLLKLAPLFLAVAVCNGWLFGDFVGKQKEQDEISLWPLPQKFQSSAVAFKLSPASFQIVHAKQSSAGPSCGLLENAFRRYFEYIFGDLKKPEKSRKKVYDSDLVELQVWVTSADPKCDDFPSLQTDESYELSIDEPSAVLKAANVWGALRGLETFSQLVYEDYYGVNNINKTDISDFPRFAHRGILLDSSRHFLPLKVILANLEAMAMNKFNVFHWHIVDDQSFPYMSRTFPELSQKGAYHPFTHVYTPSDVKMVIEFARMRGIRVIPEFDTPGHTESWGNGIKDLLTPCYSGSSPSGTFGPVNPILNSSYDFMTQFFKEISTVFPDAYIHLGGDEVDFRCWESNPDIEKFMAQQGFGTDYSKLESFYIQRLLDIVAATKKGYMVWQEVFDNGVKLKADTQIHVWKGRPQYQDEMGQVTAAGFRALLSTPWYLNRISYGQDWVNIYKADPQNFTGTDAQKKLVIGGEACLWGEYVDATNLTPRLWPRASAVAERLWSDKSVTDVGNAYNRLVQHRCRMVKRGIPAEPLFVGHCRQEYKGL; from the exons ATGTACTGTCTGCTCAAATTGGCGCCGCTGTTTTTGGCGGTAGCCGTCTGCAACGGGTGGCTCTTCGGCGACTTTGTTGGAAAACAGAAAGAGCAGGATGAAATCTCTCTCTGGCCGCTACCGCAGAAGTTTCAGTCGTCTGCCGTCGCTTTTAAACTCAGTCCCGCCAGCTTTCAGATAGTCCACGCGAAACAGTCCTCCGCCGGACCGAGCTGCGGTCTCCTCGAGAATGCGTTTCGCAG ATATTTTGAATACATATTTGGCGACCTGAAGAAGCCCGAGAAGAGCCGAAAGAAAGTGTATGATTCAGATCTCGTGGAGCTTCAGGTATGGGTCACGTCAGCTGATCCGAAATGCGACGATTTCCCGAGTCTGCAAACCGACGAGTCAT ATGAGCTGTCGATTGATGAACCCTCTGCTGTGCTGAAAGCTGCTAATGTCTGGGGAGCTTTGCGAG GACTGGAAACATTCAGCCAGCTGGTCTATGAGGATTACTATGGAGTC AACAACATCAATAAGACAGACATCTCAGATTTCCCACGGTTTGCCCATCGAGGGATCCTCCTGGATTCGTCTCGCCACTTCCTGCCACTCAAAGTCATTTTGGCCAATTTG GAAGCTATGGCGATGAACAAGTTTAATGTATTTCACTGGCACATTGTGGACGATCAGTCGTTTCCTTACATGAGCCGTACCTTCCCCGAGTTAAGTCAGAAG GGAGCCTATCACCCATTTACACATGTGTACACTCCATCTGACGTGAAGATGGTCATCGAGTTCGCCCGCATGAGGGGGATCCGCGTCATCCCTGAGTTTGACACCCCAGGACACACAGAGTCATGGGGCAATG GCATAAAGGATCTGCTGACACCTTGTTACAGTGGCTCTAGTCCTTCAGGAACATTTGGGCCGGTGAACCCCATCTTAAACTCCTCTTATGACTTCATGACACAGTTTTTTAAAGAGATCAGCACAGTCTTCCCTGATGCCTACATACACCTGGGGGGAGACGAGGTTGACTTCAGGTGCTG GGAGTCCAATCCTGATATTGAGAAGTTTATGGCACAGCAGGGCTTTGGCACAGACTACAGTAAACTGGAGTCTTTCTACATTCAAAG ATTACTTGATATTGTGGCTGCTACCAAGAAAGGCTACATGGTGTGGCAGGAAGTGTTTGATAATGGAGTGAAG CTGAAAGCCGACACACAGATCCATGTGTGGAAAGGCAGGCCGCAGTACCAGGATGAGATGGGGCAGGTAACGGCGGCTGGTTTCCGTGCTCTACTCTCCACACCCTGGTATCTCAACCGTATCAGCTATGGCCAAGACTGGGTGAACATTTACAAAGCCGACCCCCAAAATTTCACTG GCACAGATGCACAGAAGAAGCTGGTGATTGGTGGAGAGGCTTGTCTTTGGGGAGAGTATGTGGATGCTACCAACCTCACTCCTCGACTCTG GCCAAGAGCCAGTGCTGTCGCTGAGAGGTTATGGAGTGATAAAAGCGTGACAGATGTGGGTAATGCCTATAATCGTCTGGTCCAGCATCGCTGCCGCATGGTCAA
- the LOC109065441 gene encoding beta-hexosaminidase subunit beta-like isoform X4 — MYCLLKLAPLFLAVAVCNGWLFGDFVGKQKEQDEISLWPLPQKFQSSAVAFKLSPASFQIVHAKQSSAGPSCGLLENAFRRYFEYIFGDLKKPEKSRKKVYDSDLVELQVWVTSADPKCDDFPSLQTDESYELSIDEPSAVLKAANVWGALRGLETFSQLVYEDYYGVNNINKTDISDFPRFAHRGILLDSSRHFLPLKVILANLEAMAMNKFNVFHWHIVDDQSFPYMSRTFPELSQKGAYHPFTHVYTPSDVKMVIEFARMRGIRVIPEFDTPGHTESWGNGIKDLLTPCYSGSSPSGTFGPVNPILNSSYDFMTQFFKEISTVFPDAYIHLGGDEVDFRCWESNPDIEKFMAQQGFGTDYSKLESFYIQRLLDIVAATKKGYMVWQEVFDNGVKLKDDTVVEVWMGNKMEEELQNVTRAGFTTILSAPWYLDYISYGQDWQHYYKVEPLSFPGTDAQKKLVIGGEACLWGEYVDATNLTPRLWPRASAVAERLWSDKSVTDVGNAYNRLVQHRCRMVKRGIPAEPLFVGHCRQEYKGL; from the exons ATGTACTGTCTGCTCAAATTGGCGCCGCTGTTTTTGGCGGTAGCCGTCTGCAACGGGTGGCTCTTCGGCGACTTTGTTGGAAAACAGAAAGAGCAGGATGAAATCTCTCTCTGGCCGCTACCGCAGAAGTTTCAGTCGTCTGCCGTCGCTTTTAAACTCAGTCCCGCCAGCTTTCAGATAGTCCACGCGAAACAGTCCTCCGCCGGACCGAGCTGCGGTCTCCTCGAGAATGCGTTTCGCAG ATATTTTGAATACATATTTGGCGACCTGAAGAAGCCCGAGAAGAGCCGAAAGAAAGTGTATGATTCAGATCTCGTGGAGCTTCAGGTATGGGTCACGTCAGCTGATCCGAAATGCGACGATTTCCCGAGTCTGCAAACCGACGAGTCAT ATGAGCTGTCGATTGATGAACCCTCTGCTGTGCTGAAAGCTGCTAATGTCTGGGGAGCTTTGCGAG GACTGGAAACATTCAGCCAGCTGGTCTATGAGGATTACTATGGAGTC AACAACATCAATAAGACAGACATCTCAGATTTCCCACGGTTTGCCCATCGAGGGATCCTCCTGGATTCGTCTCGCCACTTCCTGCCACTCAAAGTCATTTTGGCCAATTTG GAAGCTATGGCGATGAACAAGTTTAATGTATTTCACTGGCACATTGTGGACGATCAGTCGTTTCCTTACATGAGCCGTACCTTCCCCGAGTTAAGTCAGAAG GGAGCCTATCACCCATTTACACATGTGTACACTCCATCTGACGTGAAGATGGTCATCGAGTTCGCCCGCATGAGGGGGATCCGCGTCATCCCTGAGTTTGACACCCCAGGACACACAGAGTCATGGGGCAATG GCATAAAGGATCTGCTGACACCTTGTTACAGTGGCTCTAGTCCTTCAGGAACATTTGGGCCGGTGAACCCCATCTTAAACTCCTCTTATGACTTCATGACACAGTTTTTTAAAGAGATCAGCACAGTCTTCCCTGATGCCTACATACACCTGGGGGGAGACGAGGTTGACTTCAGGTGCTG GGAGTCCAATCCTGATATTGAGAAGTTTATGGCACAGCAGGGCTTTGGCACAGACTACAGTAAACTGGAGTCTTTCTACATTCAAAG ATTACTTGATATTGTGGCTGCTACCAAGAAAGGCTACATGGTGTGGCAGGAAGTGTTTGATAATGGAGTGAAG TTGAAGGATGACACTGTGGTGGAGGTGTGGATGGGGAACAAGATGGAGGAGGAGCTACAGAATGTGACTAGGGCAGGATTTACAACCATTCTATCTGCACCTTGGTACCTGGACTACATTAGCTATGGACAGGACTGGCAACACTACTACAAAGTTGAGCCACTCAGTTTCCCTG GCACAGATGCACAGAAGAAGCTGGTGATTGGTGGAGAGGCTTGTCTTTGGGGAGAGTATGTGGATGCTACCAACCTCACTCCTCGACTCTG GCCAAGAGCCAGTGCTGTCGCTGAGAGGTTATGGAGTGATAAAAGCGTGACAGATGTGGGTAATGCCTATAATCGTCTGGTCCAGCATCGCTGCCGCATGGTCAA
- the LOC109065441 gene encoding beta-hexosaminidase subunit beta-like isoform X2, with product MYCLLKLAPLFLAVAVCNGWLFGDFVGKQKEQDEISLWPLPQKFQSSAVAFKLSPASFQIVHAKQSSAGPSCGLLENAFRRYFEYIFGDLKKPEKSRKKVYDSDLVELQVWVTSADPKCDDFPSLQTDESYELSIDEPSAVLKAANVWGALRGLETFSQLVYEDYYGVNNINKTDISDFPRFAHRGILLDSSRHFLPLKVILANLEAMAMNKFNVFHWHIVDDQSFPYMSRTFPELSQKRKGAYHPFTHVYTPSDVKMVIEFARMRGIRVIPEFDTPGHTESWGNGIKDLLTPCYSGSSPSGTFGPVNPILNSSYDFMTQFFKEISTVFPDAYIHLGGDEVDFRCWESNPDIEKFMAQQGFGTDYSKLESFYIQRLLDIVAATKKGYMVWQEVFDNGVKLKDDTVVEVWMGNKMEEELQNVTRAGFTTILSAPWYLDYISYGQDWQHYYKVEPLSFPGTDAQKKLVIGGEACLWGEYVDATNLTPRLWPRASAVAERLWSDKSVTDVGNAYNRLVQHRCRMVKRGIPAEPLFVGHCRQEYKGL from the exons ATGTACTGTCTGCTCAAATTGGCGCCGCTGTTTTTGGCGGTAGCCGTCTGCAACGGGTGGCTCTTCGGCGACTTTGTTGGAAAACAGAAAGAGCAGGATGAAATCTCTCTCTGGCCGCTACCGCAGAAGTTTCAGTCGTCTGCCGTCGCTTTTAAACTCAGTCCCGCCAGCTTTCAGATAGTCCACGCGAAACAGTCCTCCGCCGGACCGAGCTGCGGTCTCCTCGAGAATGCGTTTCGCAG ATATTTTGAATACATATTTGGCGACCTGAAGAAGCCCGAGAAGAGCCGAAAGAAAGTGTATGATTCAGATCTCGTGGAGCTTCAGGTATGGGTCACGTCAGCTGATCCGAAATGCGACGATTTCCCGAGTCTGCAAACCGACGAGTCAT ATGAGCTGTCGATTGATGAACCCTCTGCTGTGCTGAAAGCTGCTAATGTCTGGGGAGCTTTGCGAG GACTGGAAACATTCAGCCAGCTGGTCTATGAGGATTACTATGGAGTC AACAACATCAATAAGACAGACATCTCAGATTTCCCACGGTTTGCCCATCGAGGGATCCTCCTGGATTCGTCTCGCCACTTCCTGCCACTCAAAGTCATTTTGGCCAATTTG GAAGCTATGGCGATGAACAAGTTTAATGTATTTCACTGGCACATTGTGGACGATCAGTCGTTTCCTTACATGAGCCGTACCTTCCCCGAGTTAAGTCAGAAG CGAAAG GGAGCCTATCACCCATTTACACATGTGTACACTCCATCTGACGTGAAGATGGTCATCGAGTTCGCCCGCATGAGGGGGATCCGCGTCATCCCTGAGTTTGACACCCCAGGACACACAGAGTCATGGGGCAATG GCATAAAGGATCTGCTGACACCTTGTTACAGTGGCTCTAGTCCTTCAGGAACATTTGGGCCGGTGAACCCCATCTTAAACTCCTCTTATGACTTCATGACACAGTTTTTTAAAGAGATCAGCACAGTCTTCCCTGATGCCTACATACACCTGGGGGGAGACGAGGTTGACTTCAGGTGCTG GGAGTCCAATCCTGATATTGAGAAGTTTATGGCACAGCAGGGCTTTGGCACAGACTACAGTAAACTGGAGTCTTTCTACATTCAAAG ATTACTTGATATTGTGGCTGCTACCAAGAAAGGCTACATGGTGTGGCAGGAAGTGTTTGATAATGGAGTGAAG TTGAAGGATGACACTGTGGTGGAGGTGTGGATGGGGAACAAGATGGAGGAGGAGCTACAGAATGTGACTAGGGCAGGATTTACAACCATTCTATCTGCACCTTGGTACCTGGACTACATTAGCTATGGACAGGACTGGCAACACTACTACAAAGTTGAGCCACTCAGTTTCCCTG GCACAGATGCACAGAAGAAGCTGGTGATTGGTGGAGAGGCTTGTCTTTGGGGAGAGTATGTGGATGCTACCAACCTCACTCCTCGACTCTG GCCAAGAGCCAGTGCTGTCGCTGAGAGGTTATGGAGTGATAAAAGCGTGACAGATGTGGGTAATGCCTATAATCGTCTGGTCCAGCATCGCTGCCGCATGGTCAA
- the LOC109065441 gene encoding beta-hexosaminidase subunit beta-like isoform X1, with amino-acid sequence MYCLLKLAPLFLAVAVCNGWLFGDFVGKQKEQDEISLWPLPQKFQSSAVAFKLSPASFQIVHAKQSSAGPSCGLLENAFRRYFEYIFGDLKKPEKSRKKVYDSDLVELQVWVTSADPKCDDFPSLQTDESYELSIDEPSAVLKAANVWGALRGLETFSQLVYEDYYGVNNINKTDISDFPRFAHRGILLDSSRHFLPLKVILANLEAMAMNKFNVFHWHIVDDQSFPYMSRTFPELSQKRKGAYHPFTHVYTPSDVKMVIEFARMRGIRVIPEFDTPGHTESWGNGIKDLLTPCYSGSSPSGTFGPVNPILNSSYDFMTQFFKEISTVFPDAYIHLGGDEVDFRCWESNPDIEKFMAQQGFGTDYSKLESFYIQRLLDIVAATKKGYMVWQEVFDNGVKLKADTQIHVWKGRPQYQDEMGQVTAAGFRALLSTPWYLNRISYGQDWVNIYKADPQNFTGTDAQKKLVIGGEACLWGEYVDATNLTPRLWPRASAVAERLWSDKSVTDVGNAYNRLVQHRCRMVKRGIPAEPLFVGHCRQEYKGL; translated from the exons ATGTACTGTCTGCTCAAATTGGCGCCGCTGTTTTTGGCGGTAGCCGTCTGCAACGGGTGGCTCTTCGGCGACTTTGTTGGAAAACAGAAAGAGCAGGATGAAATCTCTCTCTGGCCGCTACCGCAGAAGTTTCAGTCGTCTGCCGTCGCTTTTAAACTCAGTCCCGCCAGCTTTCAGATAGTCCACGCGAAACAGTCCTCCGCCGGACCGAGCTGCGGTCTCCTCGAGAATGCGTTTCGCAG ATATTTTGAATACATATTTGGCGACCTGAAGAAGCCCGAGAAGAGCCGAAAGAAAGTGTATGATTCAGATCTCGTGGAGCTTCAGGTATGGGTCACGTCAGCTGATCCGAAATGCGACGATTTCCCGAGTCTGCAAACCGACGAGTCAT ATGAGCTGTCGATTGATGAACCCTCTGCTGTGCTGAAAGCTGCTAATGTCTGGGGAGCTTTGCGAG GACTGGAAACATTCAGCCAGCTGGTCTATGAGGATTACTATGGAGTC AACAACATCAATAAGACAGACATCTCAGATTTCCCACGGTTTGCCCATCGAGGGATCCTCCTGGATTCGTCTCGCCACTTCCTGCCACTCAAAGTCATTTTGGCCAATTTG GAAGCTATGGCGATGAACAAGTTTAATGTATTTCACTGGCACATTGTGGACGATCAGTCGTTTCCTTACATGAGCCGTACCTTCCCCGAGTTAAGTCAGAAG CGAAAG GGAGCCTATCACCCATTTACACATGTGTACACTCCATCTGACGTGAAGATGGTCATCGAGTTCGCCCGCATGAGGGGGATCCGCGTCATCCCTGAGTTTGACACCCCAGGACACACAGAGTCATGGGGCAATG GCATAAAGGATCTGCTGACACCTTGTTACAGTGGCTCTAGTCCTTCAGGAACATTTGGGCCGGTGAACCCCATCTTAAACTCCTCTTATGACTTCATGACACAGTTTTTTAAAGAGATCAGCACAGTCTTCCCTGATGCCTACATACACCTGGGGGGAGACGAGGTTGACTTCAGGTGCTG GGAGTCCAATCCTGATATTGAGAAGTTTATGGCACAGCAGGGCTTTGGCACAGACTACAGTAAACTGGAGTCTTTCTACATTCAAAG ATTACTTGATATTGTGGCTGCTACCAAGAAAGGCTACATGGTGTGGCAGGAAGTGTTTGATAATGGAGTGAAG CTGAAAGCCGACACACAGATCCATGTGTGGAAAGGCAGGCCGCAGTACCAGGATGAGATGGGGCAGGTAACGGCGGCTGGTTTCCGTGCTCTACTCTCCACACCCTGGTATCTCAACCGTATCAGCTATGGCCAAGACTGGGTGAACATTTACAAAGCCGACCCCCAAAATTTCACTG GCACAGATGCACAGAAGAAGCTGGTGATTGGTGGAGAGGCTTGTCTTTGGGGAGAGTATGTGGATGCTACCAACCTCACTCCTCGACTCTG GCCAAGAGCCAGTGCTGTCGCTGAGAGGTTATGGAGTGATAAAAGCGTGACAGATGTGGGTAATGCCTATAATCGTCTGGTCCAGCATCGCTGCCGCATGGTCAA
- the LOC109069531 gene encoding ectoderm-neural cortex protein 1-like — MKMSVCVHENRKSRASTGSMNFFLFHKSSYADSVLMHLNALRQQRLFTDVLLHAGNRSFPCHRAVLAACSRYFEAMFSGGLRESQDSEVDFRDSIHPEVLELLLDYAYSSRVIINEENAESLLEAGDMLEFQDIRDACAEFLEKNLHPSNCLGMLMLSDAHQCTQLFQLSWGMCLSNFPAICKTEEFLQLPKDMLVQLLAHEELETEDERLVYESALNWVNYDLERRHCHLPELLRTVRLALLPAIFLMENVSTEELIIAQAKSKELVDEAIRCKLRILQNDGVVNSPCARPRKTSHALFLLGGPTFMCDKLYLVDQKAKEIIPKADIPSPRKEFSACAIGCKVYVTGGRGSENGVSKDVWVYDTLHEEWSKAAPMLIARFGHGSAELRHCLYVVGGHTAATGCLPASPSVSLKQVEQFDPVANKWSMVAPLREGVSNAAVVSVKLKLFAFGGTSVAHDKLPKVQCYDPSENRWTVPASCPQPWRYTAAAVLGNQIFVMGGDTEFSACSAYKFSSESYQWTKVGDVTAKRMSCQAVASGNKLYVVGGYFGTQRCKTLDCYDPTLDAWNSITTVPYSLIPTAFVSTWKHLPA, encoded by the exons atgAAAATGTCGGTCTGCGTCCACGAGAACCGCAAGTCTCGTGCCAGCACGGGCTCTATGAACTTCTTCCTGTTCCACAAGTCCTCGTATGCCGACAGTGTGCTAATGCACCTTAATGCTCTTCGTCAGCAAAGACTCTTCACCGATGTTCTGCTCCACGCGGGAAACCGCTCTTTCCCGTGCCACAGGGCTGTGCTGGCTGCCTGCAGCCGCTACTTTGAAGCAATGTTCAGTGGAGGGCTGAGAGAGAGTCAGGACAGTGAAGTGGACTTCAGGGACTCCATTCATCCAGAG GTATTGGAGCTCCTTCTGGACTATGCGTACTCATCAAGAGTGATAATAAACGAGGAGAATGCAGAGTCTCTCCTTGAGGCCGGTGACATGCTGGAGTTTCAGGACATCCGGGATGCCTGTGCCGAGTTCCTTGAGAAGAACCTTCACCCATCCAACTGCCTGGGCATGCTGATGCTCTCGGATGCTCACCAGTGCACCCAGCTGTTCCAGCTGTCCTGGGGCATGTGCCTCAGTAACTTCCCTGCTATTTGCAAGACTGAAGAGTTTCTCCAGCTGCCCAAGGACATGCTGGTGCAACTGTTGGCACACGAAGAGCTCGAAACCGAGGACGAGCGTCTAGTCTACGAGTCGGCACTTAACTGGGTGAACTACGACCTTGAGAGAAGGCACTGTCACCTTCCTGAGCTGCTCCGTACTGTGCGTCTGGCTCTCCTGCCTGCAATCTTCCTCATGGAGAATGTCTCTACGGAGGAGCTCATCATCGCACAGGCTAAAAGCAAAGAGCTGGTGGATGAAGCCATCCGCTGCAAACTGCGCATCTTGCAAAATGACGGCGTCGTCAATAGTCCTTGCGCCCGGCCACGCAAGACCAGTCATGCCCTTTTCCTGTTGGGTGGCCCCACGTTTATGTGTGACAAGCTCTACCTGGTGGACCAGAAGGCCAAAGAGATCATTCCAAAGGCAGACATCCCCAGTCCACGCAAGGAGTTCAGCGCCTGTGCCATTGGCTGCAAAGTGTACGTGACAGGGGGCCGTGGCTCAGAGAATGGTGTGTCTAAGGACGTTTGGGTGTATGATACGTTACATGAGGAATGGTCCAAAGCAGCTCCGATGCTAATAGCACGTTTCGGTCATGGTTCCGCTGAGTTACGCCACTGCCTCTATGTCGTTGGAGGTCACACTGCTGCCACTGGCTGCCTGCCTGCATCACCATCTGTGTCCTTGAAGCAGGTTGAGCAGTTTGACCCAGTTGCTAACAAGTGGAGCATGGTGGCACCGCTGCGAGAAGGAGTTAGCAATGCCGCTGTCGTCAGCGTAAAGCTGAAGCTATTCGCCTTCGGAGGGACGAGTGTGGCCCACGACAAGCTACCCAAAGTTCAGTGCTACGATCCCTCAGAAAATCGCTGGACAGTCCCAGCGTCCTGTCCACAGCCGTGGCGctacactgcagctgctgttctCGGCAACCAGATCTTTGTAATGGGAGGCGACACTGAGTTCTCCGCTTGCTCTGCCTACAAATTCAGCAGTGAATCTTATCAGTGGACTAAAGTTGGAGATGTTACAGCCAAACGAATGAGCTGCCAAGCGGTGGCCTCTGGAAACAAACTTTACGTGGTGGGTGGCTACTTTGGTACTCAGCGCTGCAAAACCCTGGACTGTTACGACCCCACGCTGGATGCCTGGAACAGCATCACTACTGTACCATATTCCTTAATCCCCACTGCCTTCGTCAGCACCTGGAAACACCTTCCAGCCTGA